The sequence AAGGCGAAAAACTCCCCATGTATTCTGTGCTTGTTCCAATATGATATTAACCTCCACTATCGCCTGTATGATATCACTTTACATCCCAGTTTGGCACGCATTTCGCaaggctgtccttggtgctgcatAACGTTCTATTGTTGAAGGAGTAAATCGATTGACATTTTGCGGAGTTCAGAGGAGCAAATGGTCATTCTCGATAACAGGATGCCTGCCAATAGCTCAAGATCACACGATAGTCAGCAGCCTTGTCCCCACTCGACCCTCACACCTTAGTGTATTCGTGATAAAGATTAGTGAAGTGAAAATAAGTTCACACGGCTATTTGACACCACCATTCAGATTACTACTATAACAGTGATGAATTTTGGCTACTCTAACTAGAATGTTGGCAACAAAACTCAAGTTTCATCATTCTGTTAACCTGGAACAAGGGTCAAAGAACAGCTAGCCAGAAGAAGTACAACTTCCACCCCGGCATGACGTAAGTTTGACGTCTGTTCGACGGGATGGTCTGATTAtctcttttaaagttttataatgCACAACCAGTAGtttctttctgtttctttcattgtttctttctttgtttctttctttattgaaGACTAAGTATCTCTCAGTAGTAAGtctttgtatacatatatttgtatcatagaggagaaaaatgatttgtacagtgccccctcccccaaaagcCAGTAATACTGCAAGGAAAGAAGGTGCAAGAAACGACTTTTATTAACCCCATATTTCTAAACATTGGTCTTGTAGATCgttttatatcaatatcacaaTCTACTTTTGCAACTTTGTGCTACAACACGGACAGACATAGGCATCATTTTCACTTCACCCCTCATTGCAGTTGgctaccaacaaagatgaactGCATGctaatctatgtacatgtattgttattgaCCCATGACAGTGGAAGAGTTGAACAAATCACAAAACCAAACCCATGCTGTCTATTGCCTCTGTATAGTAAACTTCTTCCAAATGGCAAAGTAGTAACTTGTCACCAATTGTTAACCTCTCATAGTGAAAACTTTTGAAGCCACATTATGTAAATCACAGTTCATCTAATACACCACCCCTAGTTGCCATAGTAAATatgaatcccccctccccccctactcGATCCACCCCTCCTACCACCCCTGCCCCCCCTGTATCCCCTCCTGGATGGCCCCCCACCCCTCTCCTGCCTGTAGCCCTGGCCTGGGGTAAACCTGTAGAATGAAAAGAGGGGAAATGTGATTAGCATTGCAGTTggttatttcaaatatatgtagCTTATTTTAAAAGCTTTAGACATAAGTTgagtataaaaacaaatcactacATAAGCTTACTTCTTGGGGCTGGGGCAGTCAAATGACTTATGGCCGAATCCTTGACAGTTCCAGCATTGGAGTCTGTTGAAAGAAAAGAGGATAAATATTTTAGTTGGGTAGGGacgtgtacagaaaaaagtaaGGCTTACGGTATTCATGAAATATTGTATGGATATAAAAAGTATGTTatgacttgtttatttgtttgaacctttgtttattcatgataagctcaaatcggcacgcaggctgcttttcattgaggtcacgagggaagaggtgagggtcagatacaatataacagagatacacagtcatttgagtcctaataactctatcaacatatatcattacatatttatggtacaaaaatatacaatttctaaaacatacaacataaagtagggcgaaagctggttcatggtccgtgtctgtTCGTTTAGTTTATTTCCGTTACATTGAGTTTCCCCAAACTACAAAAAGTATCATCCTTGGAACAGAATTTTTgtcgtaaatactgtacacaagtGTATTAGTTACATAGTCCAGACTAAGAAAGTGACTCACTTCTGGCCCTGCTTGCGATCTGCCGGAGGTCTTTAGTGGAagcatttgtgaaaaaaaaagaaaattgttcagttttataacgttatgtggtGTTGATACGCAGTTTTGATATGCAATTTGCTTCATTGCCAAATGCATCATCTTTTTATCACATAATTTGCATCttacattgtaaagaaaaagaagatatctactagtattttagttTGTCAAGACTACTAGTAATATAATAAAGTGACTCACTCCTTCACATCAGTCGTATTGTTGGCGAGCTGCCAAGCAGTCTTTCTGtagtgaaaacataaaaaaagaaccTTCTTAATTTTTTATTATAAGTAATGTGATGTTGCTACACAGAATGCACATATAATTTGCTCTCAAATACAAATCACTCCATCAAGCATGCAGAGCATAACTATATCGGGTAATACCTGTGTTTCGATattaaaaagtacattaaatCTACTTACAGTTCTTTGCCGTCAATTATGAGCTGCATTTGCTCTATCTTCTCTTTGAGTTCCTCGATTTCCTGTTCTTGATCTCtacagatgaaaaatgtatactgtatgaaaatgtgcagATAGAATTCAACATatccttacaaatgtatatatatttatttcatcatctttCTAGTTACCTAGCTCATTTGCTTAGACAAAAGTTATGCTACGAGTAAGAgaacacaaaagaaagaagaaaaaaaacaacagcaaaaatcatTTGACCTTGAATAAGGCTAGagcaaacaatgaattttcaacaaacttaGTCAAAGTCATATTACTCATACTATGTCTgtatgtgggtgtgggtgtgcaaaaatgttcaaatcaatcaaagtttattgcacaacaaatgtatcaggtacaatttatggcaagttcgtaggtattaaaaaaaaacaagacatacatATCTTTGCTTaaattattaacaatgctaatgaattttacaaaacttaagactaaacactacggtatccaataagagtgaTACATCAAAGGATTCAAttgaggtttgaaactcctTGAAAATTGTCTTAATGTCATTGAAATAATTACGAAAATTCATAACTTACGCGTACCCGTTGGCCATTGCAAAATTATGAGACGGTTGATCTGTGGGAGATGACACGAAACCGATGACACTGACAGTGCAGACGACGCGATGACAGACGATAACAAAACGCCCGcgaaattccaaaatcaaaactTATTGGTTAAAGGTCACGTGATGTAGACGCATCCATTATTCTTATCGAAAATAGTAGAGAAATTTATTAGATATGGGAGTTAATGCACGGCATTTATAAAAGTGTGACCATAATCTAAGAGAATTGATGCACTTAATCGATCGTAGGAAAAGATAATATGTTAAAATATACGACAGTTTTAggtgtggttttgtgtttttttattatgtACTATCCACTTTACACGCTGCAGTTGGATTGATCCATTACGCTATGGACCTTTGACCCCGGAAGTAAAGCTTCGTTGTTGTTGAATACTTCATTTTACGTTGTCGGGGCcatatgataataaaaaagaTGATACTCATTaaataaaaggtaaaaaatgGACTACAAATTCAAAACGATATATCTACAATTATAAGTGAAGGTACTCAATTGCCCTACATGATTAAAAGCTGGTGTTGGGTCGGCCAATGTATGTAACTTTTTCCTACTCCCCTCTTGGAATAATGAGTTGTTCTGAGTATGACGTAGCACAAATGGTCGCTCTCATTCATGTGCAGGTTAACATATCATCATTAGTCGAGGAAAACGGTGTTTCATTGCCGAATAAATGTCTTTTTTCTGGTGACATGTATTTAGTATTCACCACATATACAATATCAGAATAAAAATGATTACCTAGAAAGAAAGACCTAGCTACGACATGGTAGTCCTCTACGATCACATCCCCATCGTGTCAGGCAATGGTTTGGCCAAGATCGAAACTCTTGTGGAATCTTGGAATCATAGAACTTCAGACGGCACAGTTGTGGACTTTCCGCTGTTCACAGCAGAAGTTTCCAATATTCCCTCTTGCGACATCAACTAATCATTGGCTTCATTTCTTCGTCAAACCTTTCATTCGCCTCCTCGGTTTGATTCCTCTATTCAGAGGCACCTCACAATTGTTCGGGAAATTATTGTAGAGGTAAGTGATGAAGTACGTTTTCCCAGCTCAAAAATGTCCGCTCAGTCTCAGAGTTTTCTCCATTTAAGATTAATGATCGAATATTTATTTAAGAACATGCGTTAATGGGTAATATTTTAATGATTCATTTCAACCCCCGGCTCAACGAAATGTTTGTCAAACTACTCAAAAAGGACAAAAGTCGAGTTGTTCATAATGTTCGGCATCAACGACTTTGTTCTTTTACTTACGTTTAGAACAGCCATTCGAGAGAAGTTCGAGCAAAATGGACTGGGTTCGGAAGTTCGGGAAAATGAACTGGCTTCGATATTCGAAGTTTCGATCCTGTGATACAACTTACTTATGTTACAAAAAACGAGTTTCGTGTCCGTGTAAAACTTACGCGAGAAAAAACAACTGCGTGTGattatggcatacatgtatatggcttaGTCACTGACTATTTCGATGGCATCCTTAAGTGGTATTCGTCATTCAATCCAAGTGGTCAGATCCCTAGATTGAAATGATTATCAAAATGTTATTTGCTACATGGTTATTATCAGTTAATGGTGAAATGCTGACCTGAAAGATTGTAGCTGTGTCCTGTCAGTAGTTCAAAAAAGTGTTGTTGACTGGCTAATATAATGTTTGGACAACTGTACAGTGCATCCCAAATGCTCTGTTAGTGTTAGCTCAACTGGTACAGAGGCAGTTAAGGTTTAACCATGGGTTCTGGGTACAAATCctggtaaggccacagcaagtaaatttcatggatgacatccttacATTCTGTAAAAATGTTAATGACATTCTGTCTGCACTGTGCTTAGTTGACTAGCCTGTCTATAGTGGGGATTCTTATTAACAGGTTTGCTATAGCCGCTGTCAATAGCCTCTGTCATCCTGAAATAGACTTACTTGATTTCAGGTTGTGTCTACATTGTGCTTAGTTGAAAATTCAGAATGGATGTGAAGGATGTATCTCAACTGTGGAGTACCTGCTCTCTGTTGCAACACTGCAGCATGGCATCTGCGTTCTGTCAGAATGGTGATCTACCTGCCCAGCTACCCCCACTGATTCAAGGGAATGCCCAGCCACTGCTCAGCTTGTGGGAGACCAAAGCTATTTTCCGTCTGCGACAGAAGCCTGGGTCTGCAAGGCTATGGAGAATCCCTTTTGAAGATCTCAAAGCAAACCAGCATCTTACTGTAGAATATGATGATTATGGCATATCTGGCATAGTCACTGGGTTTGTGTCACCAGCCATTGAAGTGAGGGGTGACTGTTGGTTTAGTGATAATGATGTTTTGAAGCCCAACTGTGATTTTGTGCCTACTCTTGACATACTACTTCCAGCTTCACCAACTCACTGTCCCTCCATGCATGATATTGTTTCTGTGCTTGATTCAGCAGCAAACTTAACCATTGATGCTCAGGACATAGATTTCGACAATACATTTGTAGAGGTACATACTGGTGCTCGTGATCTGTGTGCACATTATAAGTATAAAGGAGACATCGAGATGATGTCACATGTGTTAAGGTATGCACAATCAGTGCACAGCCTCTGCGGTTTTCAGCCATTCTCATCTCTTGAGCGACCATATGGTACATTGCAGCTATTAGTTGAACATCAAAATGAGTTCCCTTTTTGCATGGCTGATGATGAGATTTCATGGGGCCTTGGTTATATGTGAAACTCTTCAACGTTGAACGTCCTACTCCCCATGGTTTTTCTGCCAGGAAACATAGTTCATATCTTACAGAAgtcatgaatttgaaatttatggaCTTTCTTGTTGGACTTTAACTTTTCAGGAGAAATGCCGAGGCGTAAGGGTAAGAAATTGCTCAAGAAGTTACATGCTTGGAAGGCAGAGCAGGAAAGGAAGAATCAGCCACATGAGAGGGAAGATGTGGTGACAGGACAAGACTCTCCTGATGTGCAGGAAGACCAGGTAACAGGGGAGGAACAGAATGATGACCAGGATTTAGAAGAAATAGGGGCCTGGGAGGGAGGACATTTCATGTTTAACCCCCTAACAGGAAATGATCAGTTGCAACTGGCAGTTGAGTTGAACCTTACTGTTGACCGAAAGCATATGAATATTGAGCAAAGGGATATCCCTGTGGCCACACCTAGCAGTTGGGTTAGGATAGAAAAGGATGGGAATTGCTTTTATCGGTCGATAAGTTACCTTATCTGTGGCACGCAAGAAAATCATGCTTTAGTAAGACAGCTGTTAATTGATTACATGTCAACAATGCCTAAAGATATTTACAGCTCTTGGTTCGAGGAAGACCTCACCATGGAGGAGTACCTGTCTCAAGTAGATCAGTGTGGGAGACGTCCAGCAGATCTTCGTGCATGGGCCACACAGGTAGAAATAGATGCAATGTCTTTACTACTGGGAAGACACATCTATGTGTACGGTAAGTTTGGCCACCAGTGGGTATGGTCTAAGTACCCATCAAATGAAAGAATTTATGATAGAACCATGTTAGAAAGCAGTAATGCTCTGTATATACAACATACGGATGAAAATCATTATGATGTTGTCACAGCAGTTTTGAGCCGTAGACAAACAAGGAGCATGTCTAGGTACAGCAGAGAAGAAGCTGCACAAATTACCAGCAGCAAGAGAAAAACCACACAacatgacgacgatgatgacgacCAGAAGAAGGTCAGACGGGACAAAGAAAGGAAACGGTACCAGGAGGATGAGATGTATGCCCAGGCCCAACGGGATAGAAAGAGGACACGGTATAGCACCGATGAAGAGCATGCCCGGGAGAAGCGAGAAAGAGCGCAGGAGCGGTATCACACCGATGAAGAGCATGCCCAGGAGAAGCGAGACCATGAGAGAGATAGATATCACACAGATCCAAATCACAGAGAATTGAAACAGAAAAACCGAGAGAAGAATCAGAATTGCCCAGATGTTAAGAAGGCCATTGAAAAGTTCCAGATCGAATGCAAAATGGGGCCAGAATGTGTTTGCACTGTATGTCATAGGCTTTTGTTTCGCAAACAAGTAGTAATCTGTGATAGGTCAAACTCAAAGTATGTTCAGGCTGTTAACCACTGTCTTACAGGTACGTATGTTCATCAGTGCAACTCGGACTGCATCCCAAATGCTTGTCCCACAGCAAAGTCATCCAGGGGCCGAGAGTGGATATGTTACTGTTGTCATAGGCACTTGCTAGCTAAAAAGACAATTCCATACGAGGCTCAGAGTAATAAGATGAAGCTCCCAGAAATACCTCCTGAGCTGAACGGTCTTAATACTCTTGAATCACAACTCATAGCCAAGAGAATACCATTTATGAAAGTTATAGCTCTCCCCAAAGGGGGCCAGAAAGGAGTTGTTGGCCCTGTAACCTGCGTCCCAGCAGATGTGAGCGAAACACATGCAGTCCTTCCCAGAATGCCTACAGAAGCTCTGTTAATCAAGGTGAAACTCAAGAGGAAGCTACAGTACAGTGGGCATCATTTGTATAGACAGATCAGTCCAAAGAAGGTTGATGCTGCTCTGAAATATCTTGTAGAAAATAATGAATACTACCGTGGTACGTCTATAGATGCAGACTGGGCTTTATCTTGGAATGAAGATGGTGGGCTTGTTGAACCATCTGATTCTGAACGTGGAGGCGATGACAACTTTCGCACAACCCCAGAGCACCATGAGTCTGTCAGTGAGGAAGGGGATGACATGCATATGGTAGGGCCAGTGCACCGTGAGTCTGCCAGTGAGGAGGGGGAAGACATGGTAGGGCCAGAGCACCGTGAGTCTGCCAGTGAGGAGGGAGATGACATGGTAGGGCCAGAGCACCGTGAGTCTGCCAGTGAGGAGGGGGATGACATGGTAGGGCAAGCTGGAGATGGTATGGAAGATGATGACATGGACAACATTCTTCTACATGTGAATGTGGAAGAAGCGATGGAAGAAGCAGCTCTGAGCGAGGAGGAAATGCTGGACAGCCGGTTGAGAGGACTGCCGCACGATACTTGCCTCCAACCAGTAGACATAGGACAGGATTTTCTTGATCACCACGATGAAAGTGTCCTGAGTGTGGCTCCAGGAGAGGGGAAGAGGCCAGTGCGTGTGTTTGAGGAGGTTGGAGGAGAGGCGATGTCTTTCCCTGTTCAATTCCCTACTGGGAAGTTTTCTTTCAATGATAATCGTGATGTACGTATCACACCTAGCAAGTACTTTAAGGCACGTCTTATGGGCGCAGATACGCGGTTTGCGAGGGATCCTTGCTACATATTCTATGCACAATATGTGACAGAGTTGCACTTCATACAATCAAATATTTCCATATCTATGCGCAAAGGTTCGCCGATAACAAGTGATGGTCGTAGAATATCTGCTGGTATGTTGTCAAATAAAGAGGACTTACAAACCATTCTTAAGTCAGATCAAGGGTATCGCTTTCTTCAGCCAGTCAGGGGTACTCCACAATTCTGGGATAAGACGCTAAATGAGTTGTACGCGATGATAAGGCAGCTGGGGATTCCTACATGGTTCGCGACATTTTCTGCTGCAGATTTGCGATGGCCAGAAGTATTAGAGGCTATTCGACAAGATCATAGTACTGTACCAGTAAATACTCtacctagaggtatgggtagagtgaaatatattgtatttgtctggttcttcttctcctgacaaaccttcaaatggcttcttctccgccatttcttaaccaaccgacctgaaatttggtgtggaggttgagatggcaaatacccccagaccctttgtaaatcgttttgaaacaggccttaaaatcatttttatggaggttttttggggcatttttagacaatttttatattttgggctcctgtgccctggtataacaagcaaatgacctgcaattcggcacaagggtgccttgaacatgtccctacaggatttcaatcacatttccggtgtacatcacttcaaaatgcttcgttttggggacttttggacccattttcagaccaaaaacgggtcaaaagtgctgtccccgttccatgttctatctaagaatccatgttctatctaaggttccgggcgttccatttgctgctggccaaagaacatgtgttcttttcaggtaacctgaggtcatgttgcaggtaaacacgcaagcctttgcactaagaagctcttggcgtctcgcagaacttgaatagagaatttttttgcacgggtgattttgaaacagtcaatttatgcatcgggagggactccgagggagattggcaaagtatgatgctctcgcaaatgttgccaaataaacatggttttttgggcatggtcaaatttaattatggcggcttcaaccactaataaatcacgacttgacgacgagaaaaatgcaatccgtctctgaattggttgtgtcgcacttatatacaacttataattaaacccatacaccaacgatgatgatataccactaggccgaggtaggccgatccgatcgattgcgagcaggtttgcatgcagtttcactttccgcaccaacaacctttgacccaggaagtaaTACTACTAATACTTCACAAACGCCTCTCAAAGCGCGATCgtctacacatgatgtgaatgaatatcggcaaacttttgaattgttgaaataattttactgtaaaaaaagacaggcattgttggctttttatgcggtagttgtttaaagtttaagttatctagcacgtttttaatagttcattttgcgtgtaggggttcaacacaacttaaattgttaatactttttgaatagcaaggttaagaatagactagaaattttatatgctatttatctcataatagtttacatataaaatttttttatataaaataaACCGATGTCGGGTCGgcctttgtatgtgtttttacgaagtccccccccccctccttataGTAATAGGTTGTTCCGAACAAAGTTCAAAGATCACGTCGGAGCCGAGGCCGCGAGGACGACACATCGTTCGATTTCATCCAACTCGGCGTCCTCTATACGTACAAGgacgttttctttgctgtatacAACTACAACAACCCACAGAACGTAAGAAAAGAACGACCCTGTTGTGTTGGGAAACATGGCCACAGCAGCTGAACGTCCAGTTGTGCTTCTTTTCTCAGACTCGATATGTAAGTATATCGCGAACCATGTACCGCCATCGCATTTTAAgttttatgtacatgcaaaccgTGGTGCGAaagttgttgatgttgctgCAGACATTTACCATCACCACAATGCTGACTTTGGTATACCTACTgtagtttgtgtacatgttggcaCCAATAATCTCTCGAACGGTCTACAGGAAGTCATGGGAGACTTTGACAAACTGATTGCCATTGCAAAAGACCGCTTCCCCACATCTACTATTGTTATGTCTAGTATTTTGCCAAGACTTGACAAAAGATGCCTAGATGATAGACGTGTTACTGTGAACACAGAGTTGGCTGCGCTGTGTAATTCTCGAGGTGTTCGGTACTGCAACAATGGTGAAAGTATTGACCCGTCAATGTTAGCAGTTGACTGTTTGCATTTGAGTCAACGTGGTAATGTGCTTTTTGCTGACCATGTGTTCCATTGCTTGAGTCATTTTCTCCAGATCCACCAACTTGGTGAAAGACAGAAGTAGCTTTAGGCTGCTGTGGCTCCAGAATGCAGGTCCTGA comes from Branchiostoma lanceolatum isolate klBraLanc5 chromosome 2, klBraLanc5.hap2, whole genome shotgun sequence and encodes:
- the LOC136426833 gene encoding uncharacterized protein, whose product is MANGYADQEQEIEELKEKIEQMQLIIDGKELKTAWQLANNTTDVKEPPADRKQGQKLQCWNCQGFGHKSFDCPSPKKFTPGQGYRQERGGGPSRRGYRGGRGG